GGCCACCACCCTGGGCAAGCCGATCATCATGGGCCGCAAGACCTGGGACTCCCTCGGCCGGCCGCTGCCGGGGCGCTTGAACCTCGTGGTCAGCCGCCAGCCGGGGCTGCAACTGGCAGGTGCCGAGGTGTTCGCTTCGCTGGAAGCGGCGCTGGTGCGAGCCGAGCAGTGGGCGCGGGAGCAGGGCGTTGACGAGTTGATGCTGATTGGCGGGGCGCAGCTGTATGCACAGGCGCTGGAGAAGGGGCTGGTCAGCCGCATGTACCTGACGCGCGTGGAGTTGGCGCCGGACGGGGATGCGTGGTTCCCGGAGTTCGACCAGGCCCAGTGGCGGCGGGTATCGACTGAGGCGCAGGTCGAAGTGGATAAGCCTGCATATCACTTTGAGGTGTGGGAAAAGGTTTGAAAGAGCAGGGGCTGCATGTGCAGCCCCTGTCTATTTTTAGCTATGGCTCAACTCGGCGTGCTCGTCACCGGCAAGCACATCTTTGTCAGTCTCTTTCAGCAACTGGCTGGTCACTACCCCCGCTGTCATCGAACCGTTCACGTTCAACGCCGTGCGGCCCATGTCGATCAACGGCTCAACCGAAATCAGCAGCGCCACCAGCTCCACCGGCAAGCCCATGGCCGGCAGCACGATCAGTGCGGCGAAGGTCGCCCCACCACCCACGCCGGCGACACCGGCCGAACTCAGGGTGACGATCGCCACCAGGGTTGCGATCCACAATGGGTCGAAGGTATCGATGCCCACCGCTGGCGCCACCATGACTGCCAACATCGCCGGGTACAGGCCGGCGCAGCCGTTCTGGCCGATGGTCGCGCCGAACGAGGCACTGAAGCTGGCGATCGACTGCGGTACGCCCAGGCGGCGTGTCTGCGCCTCGATGTTCAGCGGGATGCTGGCCGCGCTGGAGCGGCTGGTGAAGGCGAAGGTCAGCACCGGCCAGACCTTGCGGAAGAAACGCAGCGGGCTGACCCCAGTGATGGCGAGAATGATGCCGTGCACCACGAACATCAGGCCCAGGCCGATGTACGACACCACCACGAAGCTGCCCAGCTTGAGGATGTCGTCGAAGTTGGAACTGGCCACCACTTTGGTCATCAGCGCTAGCACGCCGTAAGGGGTCAGCTTCATCACCAGGCGCACCAGGCGCATCACCCAGGCTTGCAGGGTGTCGATGGCCGACAAGGCGCGCCCGCCTTTCTCGGCATCGTCCTTGATCAGTTGCAGCGCCGCCAGGCCGACGAACACGGCGAAGATCACCACGCTGATGATCGAGGTCGGCTTGGCCCGCGCCAGGTCGCCCACCGGGTTGCTCGGCACGAACGACAGCAGCAGCTGCGGGATGTTGAGGTCGGCGACCTTGCCGGCGTAGTCGCTGTGGATGGCCTGCAGGCGAGCGCTTTCCTGTGCGCCGGCCACCAGCCCTTCGGCGCTCAGGCCGAACAGGTTGGTCAGGGCCACGCCGATCAGCGCGGCGATGGCGGTGGTCAGCAGCAGTGTGCCGATGCTCAGCACGCTGATGCGGCCCAGCGAGGAGGCGTTGTGCAGGCGAGCCACGGCGCTGAGGATCGAGGCGAAGATCAGCGGCATGACGATCATCTGCAGCAGGCCCACGTAGCCATTGCCGACCAGGTCGAGCCAGCCGATGGTGGCCTTGAGCACCGGGTGGCCGGCGCCGTAGACAGTGTGTAGCACCAGGCCGAAGACCACGCCCAGCACCAGGCCGAGCAAGACCTTCTTGGCCAGGCTCCAGTCGGTACGGCGGGTTTGCGCCAGGCCCAGCAGCAAGGCCAGGAACGCCAGCAGGTTGAGAGACAGCGGCAGGTTCATTGAAGCTCCAGGAAAAAGCAGAAGAGGCATCGCCTCTGTGAGCGATTGCGAACGGAAATGCTAACAGCCTGAAAACAAACGAATTTATACCCAAAAGTAATTTGCTTAGTCGCATATGGAATAACGCCCTGTCGCAAATAGCAATAAACGCGGCGTTTATGGCTGTTCAAAGGTCGCTATGAGGGGCTCTTGGTGGGCTTTCCTGGACTAATTTTTCCGGATCATTTCAGGAGATTCGCACATGAAGTTCGCTCCGAGAGCCATCGTCATCGGCCTGTCCTTGCTGTTCAGTGTCGAAACTTGGGCCGCCGAGCTCAAGCATTGGCCGGCAGAAGCTGCCAAGCAGCTCGATGCCATGATCGCCGCCAATGCCAACAAGGGTAACTACGCGGTTTTCGACATGGACAACACCAGCTACCGCTACGACCTCGAGGAGGCGCTGCTGCCCTTCATGGAGAACAAGGGGCTGCTGACCCGTGAAAAACTCGATCCTTCGCTCAAGCTGATCCCGTTCAAGGACACCGCCGAGCACAAGGAAAGCCTGTTCAGCTACTACTACCGACTGTGCGAGATCGACGACATGGTCTGCTACCCGTGGGTGGCTCAGGTTTTCTCCGGCTTCACTCTCAAGGAGCTCAAGGCCCAGGTCGACGAGCTGATGGCATCGGGCAAGCCAGTGCCCAGCACCTATTTCGAGGGTGACCAGGTCAAGCCGATCGAGGTGCAGCCGCCCAAGGTCTTTACCGGCCAGGCCGAGCTGTACAACAAGCTGATGGAGAACGGGATCGAGGTCTACGTGATCTCGGCCGCCTCGGAAGAACTGGTGCGCATGGTCGCCTCGGACCCCAAGTACGGCTACAACGTAAAGCCCGAGAATGTGATTGGCGTCAGCCTGCTGCTCAAGGACCGCACCAGCGGCCAGCTGACCACGGCGCGCAAGCAGATCAGCGCCGGGCACTACGATGCCAAGGCCAACGAAGGCCTGGAGCTGACGCCCTACCTATGGACGCCTGCCACCTGGATGGCCGGCAAGCAGGCGGCCATCCTCACTTATATCGATGAATGGAAGAAGCCGGTGCTGGTGGGTGGGGACACGCCAACCAGCGATGGCTACATGCAGTTCCATGGCGTGGATGTGGACAAGGGCGGTATCCACCTGTGGATAAACCGCAAGGCCAAGTACATGGATCAGCTCAACGGGATGATCGCCAAGCATGCGGCGGCCCAGGCCAAGGAAGGGTTGCCGGTGACGGCGGACAAGAACTGGGTAATCGTGACGCCGGAGCAGATTCAGTAGGTGTCTGCTGCCTGCAGCGGTCCTGTCGACGGCAAGCCGGCTCCCACAAGTGATTGCAGCGCTGCATGAACCTGTGGGAGCCGGCTTGCCGGCGATAGGGCCCGTACAGGCAAAAAAAACCGGCGCTCAAGGCGCCGGTTCTCGCTTCACACCTTCAGAGCCTCACAGCCCTTCCAGCATCGCCTTGTTCCGCACAGCACCCTTGTCGGCACTGGTCGCCAGCAGGGCGTAGGCCTTCAGCGCGGTGGTCACCTTGCGCGGGCGCACTTCGGCCGGTTTCCAGCCCTTCTTGTCCTGCTCAACGCGACGCGCCGCCAGCTCTTCATCGCTGACTTGCAGGTTGATCGAGCGGTTAGGGATGTCGATCAGCACCTTGTCGCCGTCGCGCACCAGGCCAATGGCGCCGCCCGCGGCAGCTTCTGGCGAGGCGTGGCCGATGGACAGGCCCGAGGTGCCGCCCGAGAAGCGGCCGTCGGTGAGCAGGGCGCAAGCCTTGCCCAG
The Pseudomonas sp. KU43P genome window above contains:
- a CDS encoding dihydrofolate reductase; translated protein: MNTSLPLSLIAAHAENRVIGIDNSMPWHLPGDFKYFKATTLGKPIIMGRKTWDSLGRPLPGRLNLVVSRQPGLQLAGAEVFASLEAALVRAEQWAREQGVDELMLIGGAQLYAQALEKGLVSRMYLTRVELAPDGDAWFPEFDQAQWRRVSTEAQVEVDKPAYHFEVWEKV
- a CDS encoding haloacid dehalogenase-like hydrolase is translated as MKFAPRAIVIGLSLLFSVETWAAELKHWPAEAAKQLDAMIAANANKGNYAVFDMDNTSYRYDLEEALLPFMENKGLLTREKLDPSLKLIPFKDTAEHKESLFSYYYRLCEIDDMVCYPWVAQVFSGFTLKELKAQVDELMASGKPVPSTYFEGDQVKPIEVQPPKVFTGQAELYNKLMENGIEVYVISAASEELVRMVASDPKYGYNVKPENVIGVSLLLKDRTSGQLTTARKQISAGHYDAKANEGLELTPYLWTPATWMAGKQAAILTYIDEWKKPVLVGGDTPTSDGYMQFHGVDVDKGGIHLWINRKAKYMDQLNGMIAKHAAAQAKEGLPVTADKNWVIVTPEQIQ
- a CDS encoding L-cystine transporter, which encodes MNLPLSLNLLAFLALLLGLAQTRRTDWSLAKKVLLGLVLGVVFGLVLHTVYGAGHPVLKATIGWLDLVGNGYVGLLQMIVMPLIFASILSAVARLHNASSLGRISVLSIGTLLLTTAIAALIGVALTNLFGLSAEGLVAGAQESARLQAIHSDYAGKVADLNIPQLLLSFVPSNPVGDLARAKPTSIISVVIFAVFVGLAALQLIKDDAEKGGRALSAIDTLQAWVMRLVRLVMKLTPYGVLALMTKVVASSNFDDILKLGSFVVVSYIGLGLMFVVHGIILAITGVSPLRFFRKVWPVLTFAFTSRSSAASIPLNIEAQTRRLGVPQSIASFSASFGATIGQNGCAGLYPAMLAVMVAPAVGIDTFDPLWIATLVAIVTLSSAGVAGVGGGATFAALIVLPAMGLPVELVALLISVEPLIDMGRTALNVNGSMTAGVVTSQLLKETDKDVLAGDEHAELSHS